In Tachysurus fulvidraco isolate hzauxx_2018 chromosome 1, HZAU_PFXX_2.0, whole genome shotgun sequence, a single window of DNA contains:
- the plekha3 gene encoding pleckstrin homology domain-containing family A member 3 isoform X1 → MEGVLYKWTNYMTGWQPRWFVLNNGIISYYDSQDNVCKGSKGSIKMSVCEIKVHPTDNTRLELIIPGEQHFYVKAVNAAERQKWLVALGSSKAGLADTRTKKERELLETTESLKTKMSELRLYCDLLMQQVHTIHESVEQEGDGAETRNEASSLLSATCNTFIQTLEECMKIANLKFQTDMLQSSPSDPLMSPVSPSPVQMARMKRSISHPGTYSYDRSSTAIEHRTSQRRTRTCSDTEAVSDGGAEEIERPVLLPKASVNGDAALVIPEEIGMGACLIMETDTPESDLSL, encoded by the exons ATGGAAGGAGTTTTGTACAAGTGGACAAATTACATGACAG GATGGCAGCCACGCTGGTTTGTGTTGAACAACGGAATAATTTCTTATTACGACTCCCAAGATAATGTGTGCAAAGGCAGCAAGGGCAGCATCAAGATGTCAGTGTGTGAAATTAAAG TTCACCCTACTGATAATACCAGACTGGAGCTGATCATACCAGGAGAGCAGCATTTCTATGTGAAGGCTGTAAACGCTGCTGAGAGGCAGAAATGGCTGGTGGCTCTTGGCAGCTCAAAGGCTGGGCTTGCTGACACAAGAACCAAAAAAGAGAGAG AATTACTAGAGACCACAGAGTCTCTGAAAACCAAGATGTCAGAACTCCGTCTGTACTGTGACTTGCTCATGCAACAGGTTCACACCATTCATGAGTCGGTGGAGCAGGAGGGAGATGGTGCCGAG acgAGGAATGAGGCATCGTCGTTGTTGAGCGCCACGTGTAATACCTTCATTCAGACATTGGAGGAATGTATGAAAATTGCTAATCTGAAGTTCCAGACAGACATGCTGCAGTCGAGTCCTTCCGACCCGCTCATGTCACCCGTCTCCCCGTCTCCCGTCCAAATGGCCAGA ATGAAACGTTCCATCAGCCATCCAGGCACGTATAGCTACGACAG GTCCAGCACAGCGATAGAGCACAGGACATCACAGAGACGCACAAGGACATGCTCAGACACAGAGGCTGTCAGCGATGGAGGTGCAGAGGAGATAGAGC GTCCTGTGTTGTTGCCCAAAGCCAGCGTAAATGGCGATGCCGCCCTGGTAATTCCCGAAGAGATCGGCATGGGTGCGTGTTTAATAATGGAAACGGACACTCCAGAGTCAGACTTGTCGCTCTGA
- the gucy1b2 gene encoding guanylate cyclase soluble subunit beta-2, which translates to MYGFINTCLRTLVVEKFGEETWDQLRLLAEVQDTFMTYEIYDDVITIRLVQEACKMLDVSSEVVLKLFGEYFFSFCKMSGYDTMLRTLGGNLVEFIENLDALHSYLALSYEEMNAPSFRVERTKDDRTLLHYYSDRKGLHHIVPGIIEAVAKDFFGSKVTMSILEQPEEAERTGKREHVIFLMTQRSEGTKAKTQADGGEQREVEEMVMSESIHQSFCPSYPQRLWIDEEAFCNAFPFHIVFDQDLIVKQTGVNIQKFVPGLQQPGIRLNEYFSVVHPEVTLNIYSIKKFINSQFVLKTRKEMLPESFQNQSMLKLRGQMVWMESLQCMVYLCSPKLRSLQELEERGLHLADIAQHDTTRDLILLNQQRLAEIELSNQLERKKEELRILSRHLEIEKKKTETLLYAMLPRHVANQLKEGKKVEAGDFKVCTILFSDVVTFTNICADCEPIQIVNMLNAMYSRFDRLTNVHDVYKVETIGDAYMVVGGVPIPKDTHAERVANFALGMRISAREVKNPITGQPIQIRVGLHTGPVLAGVVGDKMPRYCLFGDTVNTASRMESHGVPDNIHMSPFTYSVLKDKQFEIRERGEIQVKGKGLMTTYFLLQNLVLTEEQIMGQAEDLCLYRDDHKELDQATDDGREVGEERTSPSKEQSSSSPYLISDDPTPVPASDDTFPAADSPHHDVLHYVPDYSEPVENGLPSENAINSRLCMLL; encoded by the exons ATG TATGGCTTCATTAACACGTGTTTGAGGACGTTAGTAGTGGAGAAGTTTGGAGAAGAGACGTGGGATCAGCTACg GTTACTGGCAGAAGTCCAAGACACCTTTATGACCTACGAAATTTACGATGATGTCATCACCATTCGTCTGGTGCAAGAGGCTTGCAAAATGCTGG ATGTTTCTTCTGAAGTGGTGCTGAAGCTTTTTGGAGAATATTTCTTCAGCTTTTGTAAGATGTCTGGCTACGACACCATGCTGCGCACCCTCGGTGGAAATTTGGTTGAATTTATTGAAAACCTTGATGCCCTCCATAGTTACCTGGCTTTATCTTATGAG GAAATGAACGCTCCTTCTTTCCGAGTGGAGCGAACGAAGGACGACAGGACTCTGCTCCACTATTACTCAGACAGGAAAGGACTCCACCACATAGTGCCTG GCATAATTGAAGCGGTTGCAAAGGATTTCTTCGGCAGCAAAGTGACCATGAGCATCCTCGAGCAGCCCGAAGAGGCAGAGCGCACAGGAAAGAGGGAACATGTCATTTTCCTAATGACACAAAGAAGCGAAGGGACAAAGGCTAAAACTCAAGCTGACGGTGGAGAGCAGCGAGAGGTCGAGGAGATGGTTATGTCAG AGAGTATCCATCAGTCTTTCTGCCCCAGTTACCCACAGAGACTGTGGATTGATGAGGAAGCCTTCTGCAACGCTTTCCCTTTTCATATCGTGTTTGACCAAGAT ctgattGTAAAACAGACTGGCGTAAACATACAGAAGTTTGTGCCAGGGCTGCAACAGCCAGGGATCCGCCTGAATGAATACTTCAGCGTGGTCCATCCTGAAGTGACACTCAACATCTACAGCATCAAGAAGTTTATCAACAGCCAGTTTGTACTGAAGACCAGAAAGGAGATGCTTCCAGAAAGCTTCCAAAACCAGTCCATGCTCAAATTAAGAG GTCAGATGGTATGGATGGAGTCTCTGCAGTGTATGGTTTATCTCTGCTCTCCTAAGCTGCGCAGTCTGCAGGAGCTGGAGGAGCGCGGCCTACACTTGGCCGACATCGCTCAGCACGACACCACGCGCGACCTCATCCTGCTTAACCAACAGCGGCTAGCCGAGATCGAGCTCTCCAACCAGCTCGAGCGTAAGAAGGAGGAGCTGCGCATTCTCTCTCGCCACCTAGAAATCGAGAAGAAGAAGACCGAGACGCTGCTGTATGCCATGCTACCACGTCATGTCGCTAACCAGCTCAAAGAGGGCAAGAAGGTGGAGGCAG GTGACTTCAAGGTGTGCACTATACTCTTCAGTGATGTGGTCACCTTCACGAACATCTGTGCAGACTGCGAGCCCATCCAGATCGTCAACATGCTTAATGCCATGTACTCCAGGTTCGACCGCCTCACAAACGTCCACGATGTCTACAAG GTGGAGACGATTGGCGATGCTTATATGGTGGTTGGTGGTGTGCCCATTCCCAAGGACACACACGCTGAGCGCGTGGCCAACTTTGCTTTGGGTATGAGGATTTCTGCCAGGGAGGTGAAGAACCCTATCACGGGACAACCAATACAG atcagAGTAGGTCTACACACTGGGCCTGTGCTCGCTGGTGTGGTAGGTGACAAAATGCCTCGCTACTGTCTATTTGGAGACACAGTCAATACAGCCTCCCGAATGGAGAGTCATGGAGTCCCTGACAATATACACATGAGTCCTTTTACCTACAG TGTTCTGAAGGATAAGCAGTTTGAGATCCGTGAGAGAGGTGAGATCCAGGTGAAGGGCAAGGGTCTGATGACCACCTACTTCCTGCTCCAGAACCTCGTTCTGACTGAGGAGCAGATAATGGGCCAAGCGGAAGATCTCTGTCTGTACAGAGATGACCATAAGGAACTGGACCAAGCCACAGATG ATGGAAGAGAAGTGGGAGAAGAGAGGACATCTCCAAGTAAAGAACAAAGCAGCTCCTCCCCTTATCTGATTTCTGACGACCCTACTCCCGTCCCTGCCTCAGATGACACGTTCCCTGCAGCCGACTCTCCTCATCATGATGTGCTTCATTATGTGCCTGATTACTCAGAGCCCGTAGAGAACGGCCTTCCTTCAGAAAACGCCATCAACTCCCGACTCTGCATGCTTCTATAA
- the plekha3 gene encoding pleckstrin homology domain-containing family A member 3 isoform X2 — protein MEGVLYKWTNYMTGWQPRWFVLNNGIISYYDSQDNVCKGSKGSIKMSVCEIKVHPTDNTRLELIIPGEQHFYVKAVNAAERQKWLVALGSSKAGLADTRTKKERELLETTESLKTKMSELRLYCDLLMQQVHTIHESVEQEGDGAETRNEASSLLSATCNTFIQTLEECMKIANLKFQTDMLQSSPSDPLMSPVSPSPVQMARMKRSISHPGTYSYDRSSTAIEHRTSQRRTRTCSDTEAVSDGGAEEIEQACRVGS, from the exons ATGGAAGGAGTTTTGTACAAGTGGACAAATTACATGACAG GATGGCAGCCACGCTGGTTTGTGTTGAACAACGGAATAATTTCTTATTACGACTCCCAAGATAATGTGTGCAAAGGCAGCAAGGGCAGCATCAAGATGTCAGTGTGTGAAATTAAAG TTCACCCTACTGATAATACCAGACTGGAGCTGATCATACCAGGAGAGCAGCATTTCTATGTGAAGGCTGTAAACGCTGCTGAGAGGCAGAAATGGCTGGTGGCTCTTGGCAGCTCAAAGGCTGGGCTTGCTGACACAAGAACCAAAAAAGAGAGAG AATTACTAGAGACCACAGAGTCTCTGAAAACCAAGATGTCAGAACTCCGTCTGTACTGTGACTTGCTCATGCAACAGGTTCACACCATTCATGAGTCGGTGGAGCAGGAGGGAGATGGTGCCGAG acgAGGAATGAGGCATCGTCGTTGTTGAGCGCCACGTGTAATACCTTCATTCAGACATTGGAGGAATGTATGAAAATTGCTAATCTGAAGTTCCAGACAGACATGCTGCAGTCGAGTCCTTCCGACCCGCTCATGTCACCCGTCTCCCCGTCTCCCGTCCAAATGGCCAGA ATGAAACGTTCCATCAGCCATCCAGGCACGTATAGCTACGACAG GTCCAGCACAGCGATAGAGCACAGGACATCACAGAGACGCACAAGGACATGCTCAGACACAGAGGCTGTCAGCGATGGAGGTGCAGAGGAGATAGAGC AAGCATGCAGAGTCGGGAGTTGA